The genome window GGAAACATGGAGACCATCGAGCGCTACGGCGGGCCCGAGCAGAAGAAGGAGTGGCTCCAGCCGCTGCTGGAAGGCAAGATCCGCTCCGCCTTCGCCATGACCGAGCCCAAGGTCGCGTCGTCGGACGCGACGAACATCGCGTCCTCGATCACGCGTGACGGCGACTCCTACGTCATCAACGGCCACAAGTGGTGGACCTCGGGCATCGGCGACCCTCGCTGCAAGATCATCATCTTCATGGGCAAAACGGAGGCCAAGAACCCCGACAAGTACAAGCAGCAGTCCATGATCCTCGTCCCGCGCGATGCCCCCGGCATCAAGGTCGTCCGGATGCTGACGGTCTTCGGTTACGACGACGCCCCCCACGGCCACGGAGAAGTCCTCTTCGAGAACGTGCGGGTGCCCGCCTCCAACATGCTGCTGGGCGAGGGCAGGGGCTTCGAGATCGCGCAGGGCCGCCTCGGGCCCGGGCGCATCCACCACTGCATGCGCCAGATCGGCGTTGCGGAGCGGGCACTCGAGCTGATGTGCCGCCGTTCCACGAAACGTGTCGCCTTCGGTAAGCCGCTGGCCGACAACGACATCACCCTCGAGCGCATCGCCCAGTCGCGCATCGACATCGACCAGGCGCGGCTGCTCGTCCTGCACGCGGCCTACATGATGGACACGGTCGGGAACAAGGCGGCCCGGCAGGCCATCGCCGAGATCAAGGTCGCGGTGCCCAACATGACCCTGGCCGTCGTCGAGCGGGCCATGCAGCTCCACGGCGGCGGCGGCGTCAGCCAGGAGTTCCCGCTGGCCTCCATGTGGGCGCACTCGCGCACTCTGCGATTTGCCGACGGGCCGGACGAAGTCCATCGGCGCCAGATCGGCCGCTTGGAGCTCCGGAAGCACGCGTAGCCTCGCCCCCTCACCCTTGTATCTTGCCGGGAGGCGGGAAATGATACGAGGGAAGAGCAGGCCGGGCGTGACAGACCGACTCACCCCAGGTCATCCGAGGCCGCAGGGTAGCATGGGTCGTCACGCCCGTTTCCTCCACAGCCCGAA of Candidatus Methylomirabilota bacterium contains these proteins:
- a CDS encoding acyl-CoA dehydrogenase family protein, with translation MEFEYSKKTKMYMEQVTDFMGKHVYPAEPVFHEQLNQGPTRWQVPPIMEELKAKARERGLWNLFLPESERGAGLTNLEYAPLCEIMGRSPIAPESFNCSAPDTGNMETIERYGGPEQKKEWLQPLLEGKIRSAFAMTEPKVASSDATNIASSITRDGDSYVINGHKWWTSGIGDPRCKIIIFMGKTEAKNPDKYKQQSMILVPRDAPGIKVVRMLTVFGYDDAPHGHGEVLFENVRVPASNMLLGEGRGFEIAQGRLGPGRIHHCMRQIGVAERALELMCRRSTKRVAFGKPLADNDITLERIAQSRIDIDQARLLVLHAAYMMDTVGNKAARQAIAEIKVAVPNMTLAVVERAMQLHGGGGVSQEFPLASMWAHSRTLRFADGPDEVHRRQIGRLELRKHA